From the Kogia breviceps isolate mKogBre1 chromosome 3, mKogBre1 haplotype 1, whole genome shotgun sequence genome, one window contains:
- the CRABP1 gene encoding cellular retinoic acid-binding protein 1, protein MPNFAGTWKMRSSENFDELLKALGVNAMLRKVAVAAASKPHVEIRQDGDQFYIKTSTTVRTTEINFKVGEGFEEETVDGRKCRSLATWENENKIHCTQTLLEGDGPKTYWTRELANDELILTFGADDVVCTRIYVRE, encoded by the exons ATGCCCAATTTCGCTGGCACCTGGAAGATGCGCAGCAGCGAGAATTTCGACGAGCTGCTCAAGGCGCTGG GTGTGAACGCCATGCTGAGGAAAGTGGCCGTGGCGGCTGCGTCCAAGCCTCACGTGGAGATCCGCCAGGACGGGGATCAGTTCTACATCAAGACATCCACCACGGTGCGCACGACTGAGATCAACTTCAAGGTCGGAGAAGGCTTTGAGGAGGAGACAGTGGACGGACGCAAGTGCAGG AGTTTAGCCACTTGGGAGAATGAGAACAAAATCCACTGCACACAAACTCTCCTGGAGGGGGACGGCCCCAAAACCTACTGGACCCGCGAGCTGGCCAACGACGAGCTCATCCTG ACGTTCGGCGCCGATGATGTGGTCTGCACGAGGATTTATGTTCGGGAGTGA